DNA from Oncorhynchus masou masou isolate Uvic2021 chromosome 5, UVic_Omas_1.1, whole genome shotgun sequence:
aggtatgttcTGGCCTGGTGCTttgccctccctccctggctcCCTCTCTCAGCTCACTCACGGCCTATTTGCCCTCTACCACTCTTACATCCAACATTTTCACATCCATATTTATGTGATACAGAGGTTTATGAGCAGCTGATTTTCATTTTTATTTGACTCTGTCTTTGATTGGCATGATATTAAAGTGAGGTTTCCTCAAATAAGAGATTTCTACCCCAGTAGGACCTAGATAAGAGGGAATGAATAAAATAGCACTAATGAACACTTcttacctctctttctccactcctctcatcccctctcctctcctcaggacatCAACCAGAAACTGCAGGAGGACAACCGGGAGCTGAGGGACCTGTGTTGCTTCCTGGATGACGACCGTCAGAAGGGCAAGCGGGTGTCCAGGGAGTGGCAGCGACTGGGGCGCTATAGCGcctccatcatgaggaaggaGGTGACGTTGTACCTTCAGAAGCTCAAGGAGCTGGAGGTGCGGCAGGACGAGGTGGTCCGGGAGAACCTGGATCTCAAAGAACTCTGTTTGTTACTCGATGAGGagaaaggtggaggaggaggtggtggaggggtgggggttggtggtgtaggaggaggaggggggggaggttgtgtggtgggggtGGCAGGAGGGTGTAGGAATTCTATCGATAGCCAGAGTAGTTTGTTGCTGGTCCCCGGGACAGGGTTGTTGATGAGGGACGTGGGGGATGGGAGTAGTACGTCTAGCGCGGGGAGCGCCGACAGCTCCGATCACCCCCACCACAAGCAGCTCCACCTGGTTACACACGCCGGTAGCCTCGGGGGCGGTGGAACTGGGAGCCCGGAGCATCTCCAAAAGCCCCGGGCTGGCAGTGTGAGTGGAGAACGTGAGATCCCCTCCAGCCCTGAACCTCCTCACCCCCAGGGCAGGCACCGTAGCACCAGCCTGGAGTATCCCTACGCCATGCCCCAGCTCTGCCGGCCCCGCTGCGGCTCCATCTCGGTGCCCGACCACACCCATAGCGCCCGTTCCATGCGGGGGCTCAGCCCCGAGAAGTACGGCCGCAACGTGGGACGCCGGAGCCCCGAGTCCCAGCACCCATCCACCAAGCACCACCACCTCCACGGCTCCGACCTGCTTCTCTCCCAGAAACAGCAGCACCTCCTGGGGTCGGGTCAGGGCGGCAGCGCCGGGGAGCTCTACCAGAGGCACCACAGGGGGAGCATCGGGGGCGGTAGCTGCTGTGGAAGCCCCGAGCCCAGACAGGCACATCTAGGGTTGGGGACGCCAGAGCACCAGCACCATGAGAAGGGCTGTGTGATGTCAGCCGGGGGCAGTCCAGAGACTCACAGGCACCAGTATAGTGGGAGTCCAGACCACATGAAGTTCGGCAGccctgggagagaggtacagaagaGACCGGCCACCGCTGAAGAGCTGTCACCGCATCACAGGAGCATCTATAACGGCATGAACGGTAGGTGTTATAAGACTGGTATGAGACTGGTATAAGACTGGTATAAGGCGAGTGTAAGAATACAGGGGTTAATTGAGATTTCAAAGAAGTActaattcacacacacagacagacagacagacagacagacacataccagGGAAGTATTGTAATCTgaaattcaggaagtaaactgaaattccatTTAAATAATTGAATAAAGGgcatttattttcaatgacttttCAATAAATGAAAAACTAGAAAGATATATATTTTACAAGGTTTTACATTTCTGAATTTTAAATTgaaatcacttcctgaattgactggttCCAATTTAAATGGATTCAACCCTGACACATCCAGACCCTTATACgttgactgtacaaaacattaagaacacctgctctttccattacatacagtagactgaccaggtgaatccagttgaatgctatgatcccttattgatgtcacttgttaaatccactttaacaGTGGAttcatcagtgtagatgaaggagaggagacaggttaaataaggatttttaaaccttgagacaattgagacatggattgtgtactgtatgtgtgtcattcagaggatgaatgggaaaCACAAAATATTTAAATGCATTTGAACAGGGTACGGTAAAAGATGCCAgacacaccggtttgtgtcaagaactgcaacgctgcaacGCTGCATCCTAATGGAACGCTttcaataccttgtagagtccatggcctgacaaattgagactgttctgttTGCAAAGGGGACCCCCTTTGCAGACACAATGTTacaaaggtgttcctaatgtttattatactcagtgtacatttcACATCACATATACCTCTGTGGACAGTCAATACCAAAGACATCTACATTTTTCATTAGCTATGTGGCACAtaaaagtaataaaaaaaaaatgtttgctcagagaaatagagacagagaacaagaaagagattgagagatgtAGGGAACTGATGTAATTAAATGAGAAAAACTGACAAGAACTCCCCGTTTCCGTGATTCGAATCCATTAGATGTGTCTCGCCATATCTCTGGAGGTATTGGATGGGAACTGAAGGATGCTGGGAATAGAGGCTTGATAAGAATGAGGTTGAATGAAGCTTGGATGTTTCTAATGGAATCCAAGGTGGCTCCAAATCAGCTGCACTTAAAGTGCACACTGAGGTGCAGGGTATAGTGTAGTAAGACGTTCTCGTAATAAGTCATTCCCCGAACTTCCCCTCCCACCTCCGTTGCCGCCTCCACTTCAACCGTTCCACTAACATACTTCCTCGTTCTTCCAAATCTGCGGGGGGTTTCCACCCATCTCGTTGGGAGAGCCGCAGGTCTTAGGGTGTCAGGGAGAGAATATCAAAGTACCCCCTTGGCTGGTGTTTGGATACCCCACGGAGGCTGATGAGGATTTCTCTAGCTGAGGTAAAAGTGCTGAGTGGCTCTGCTTGGCggagagaggaaggtagggatgaagaggacagagacgggtagcgagagagagagaaaggggatagagagaagcCACAGGACATTTTCCGCAAGGTGAAATATTTGCCTTACTTTGCAATATAGAGCAAAACATATAGAACCGTAGCAtacatattatctacattatagtaccactAACCACTGTCCCCAGAATAGGCTAATAGCTAGTAGTACCATATGATAGATCTGTACAATATAGATTAGAAGAACTAACTACTGCTCAAGAATACGCAGGACTGAAGAAGAAGTGCACCCGTTTGACTAGTTTTGAACTTTCATTTGCCTTACTTTGCAAAATGGAGAaaattgtagtagtagttgtagcggAAGCAGccgcagcagtagtagtagcagtagtagtagtagtagcagtagtagtagcagcagcagtagtagtagtagtagtaacagcagtagtagtagtagtagtagtagtagtagttgtagcggaagcagcagcagtagtagtagcagtagcagcagcagtagtgctagtagtagtagcagtagtagtagttgtagcggaagcagcagcagtagtagtagcagtagtagtagcagcagcagtagtagtagtagtaacagcagtagtagtagtagttgtagcagaagcagcagcagtagtagtagcagtagcagcagcagtagtgctagtagtagtagcagtagtagtagttgtagcggaagcagcagcagtagtagtagcagtagcagcagtagtagtagtagtaggagtagcagcagt
Protein-coding regions in this window:
- the LOC135536577 gene encoding coiled-coil domain-containing protein 85A-like isoform X2, encoding MEKASQPQLSLSITKSESPAEDISNIQDEDLLKWTKEDLVRRLRRSETDKMSVILDHSNLIREVNRSLQLHLNEIRGLKDINQKLQEDNRELRDLCCFLDDDRQKGKRVSREWQRLGRYSASIMRKEVTLYLQKLKELEVRQDEVVRENLDLKELCLLLDEEKGGGGGGGGVGVGGVGGGGGGGCVVGVAGGCRNSIDSQSSLLLVPGTGLLMRDVGDGSSTSSAGSADSSDHPHHKQLHLVTHAGSLGGGGTGSPEHLQKPRAGSVSGEREIPSSPEPPHPQGRHRSTSLEYPYAMPQLCRPRCGSISVPDHTHSARSMRGLSPEKYGRNVGRRSPESQHPSTKHHHLHGSDLLLSQKQQHLLGSGQGGSAGELYQRHHRGSIGGGSCCGSPEPRQAHLGLGTPEHQHHEKGCVMSAGGSPETHRHQYSGSPDHMKFGSPGREVQKRPATAEELSPHHRSIYNGMNASMHLLDNTAPQLGRLG
- the LOC135536577 gene encoding coiled-coil domain-containing protein 85A-like isoform X1, which codes for MEKASQPQLSLSITKSESPAEDISNIQDEDLLKWTKEDLVRRLRRSETDKMSVILDHSNLIREVNRSLQLHLNEIRGLKDINQKLQEDNRELRDLCCFLDDDRQKGKRVSREWQRLGRYSASIMRKEVTLYLQKLKELEVRQDEVVRENLDLKELCLLLDEEKGGGGGGGGVGVGGVGGGGGGGCVVGVAGGCRNSIDSQSSLLLVPGTGLLMRDVGDGSSTSSAGSADSSDHPHHKQLHLVTHAGSLGGGGTGSPEHLQKPRAGSVSGEREIPSSPEPPHPQGRHRSTSLEYPYAMPQLCRPRCGSISVPDHTHSARSMRGLSPEKYGRNVGRRSPESQHPSTKHHHLHGSDLLLSQKQQHLLGSGQGGSAGELYQRHHRGSIGGGSCCGSPEPRQAHLGLGTPEHQHHEKGCVMSAGGSPETHRHQYSGSPDHMKFGSPGREVQKRPATAEELSPHHRSIYNGMNALMSAGCCTTNCRNVKIWDSFDASS